From a region of the Daphnia pulicaria isolate SC F1-1A chromosome 1, SC_F0-13Bv2, whole genome shotgun sequence genome:
- the LOC124311145 gene encoding cuticle protein 19-like, whose translation MQVLFVLSAALIATVASNAYYPKPAYPTPAYPSYSKSYDYAPMPYSFAWAVKDDYTYNDYAHQETADDKGYVSGSYRTLLPDGRTQTVTYKADDYTGYVADVKYDREAKYPEYKPSGYKPAAYPSPAYPSSYPAYPAYKPAYKPAYPAPAYPKY comes from the exons ATGCAG GTCTTATTCGTTCTCTCCGCTGCCTTGATCGCCACTGTGGCCTCAAATGCTTACTACCCCAAGCCGGCCTACCCAACCCCGGCTTACCCATCTTACAGCAAGTCTTACGATTAC GCCCCAATGCCATACAGCTTCGCCTGGGCCGTAAAGGACGACTACACGTACAACGACTACGCCCACCAGGAGACGGCCGATGACAAGGGCTACGTGTCCGGCTCTTACCGCACCCTCCTGCCCGACGGCCGGACCCAGACGGTCACCTACAAGGCCGACGACTACACCGGATACGTCGCCGACGTCAAATACGACAGAGAGGCCAAATACCCCGAGTACAAGCCAAGTGGATACAAGCCCGCTGCCTACCCCAGCCCAGCTTATCCCTCTTCTTACCCCGCTTACCCCGCATACAAACCCGCCTACAAGCCCGCCTACCCAGCTCCGGCTTACCCCAAATATTAA
- the LOC124313221 gene encoding X-linked retinitis pigmentosa GTPase regulator-like produces MLESRDVSEEDNENEESLDVDDEGLEGDEETEERNLTVRLRRQELQCEEILRNNANLVEESKASARTAAKRKLLVLGEAEFAIEEAKLERKRQALQAKRRRAEETPVQCNCVHTSGCLNYSLDPLMNFVPNIEDEEIEPEIFLPQTDHSDHESEPDGYLSGQSESDSGNESQQESDTEETDEETDEETQEMTKKQEKARARKKRYLNNKKSKKQKLDVDNLSKKFKEECSTDSETSDSE; encoded by the exons ATGCTAGAGAGCAGAGATG TGTCTGAGGAAGACAACGAAAATGAGGAAAGTTTAGATGTGGATGATGAAGGTTTAGAAGGGGATGAGGAAACTGAGGAAAGGAACTTAACAGTAAGACTGAGAAGACAAGAAC TACAGTGTGAAGAGATTTTGCGCAATAACGCTAATCTCGTAGAGGAATCTAAGGCCTCTGCTCGAACAGCAGCGAAAAGGAAGCTCTTGGTGCTGGGTGAAGCTGAATTTGCCATAGAGGAAGCCAAACTTGAACGCAAACGCCAGGCGCTCCAAGCCAAAAGGCGCAGAGCCGAGGAAACCCCAGTTCAGTGCAACTGTGTACA CACTTCCGGATGCCTTAATTACAGCCTTGACCCTCTAATGAATTTTGTCCCGAATATTGAag aTGAAGAAATTGAGCCGGAAATCTTTCTTCCTCAAACTGAtcattctgatcatgaatctGAGCCTGATGGCTACCTTTCTGGCCAGAGTGAAAGCGACTCTGGGAATGAAAGTCAACAGGAGAGCGACACAGAGGAGACTGATGAGGAGACTGATGAGGAGACACAGGAAATGACCAAGAAACAGGAGAAGGCAAGAGCACGAAAGAAGAGGTATCTTAACAACAAGAAAAGCAAGAAGCAGAAACTGGATGTAGACAATCTGTCTAAGAAATTTAAGGAAGAATGCTCGACAG ATTCTGAAACATCTGACTCAGAATAA
- the LOC124311115 gene encoding DNA-directed RNA polymerase III subunit RPC6-like — protein sequence MLFEFQSDRTVTGGSWYSEGEFESELVDILNQQCYRILQQKAEAAKLKAMDGPLIVRIASFLSSKEICQMISDLNIVKVNLTVEEIEAILETLVYDRKIEMRMVSDGDEQIKTYRTVETLLSSAGVVRIPCGVCPIIVKCGTAGEVQPKNCAYYDQWLD from the exons ATGCTATTCGAATTCCAATCTGACAGAACAGTTACAGGAGGTTCATGGTACTCCGAAGGTGAATTTGAATCAGAGCTGGTGGATATTCTGAATCAGCAATGCTACAGGATATTGCAACAGAAAGCTGAAGCAGCCAAACTTAAAGCT ATGGACGGGCCCTTAATAGTGCGCATCGCGTCGTTTCTCTCTTCCAAAGAGATATGCCAAATGATTTCAGATCTGAACATAGTCAAGGTTAATTTAACAGTTGAAGAAATCGAAGCCATTCTCGAAACGCTTgtctatgacagaaaaatcgaaATGCGTATGGTATCCGATGGCGATGAGCAAATCAAAACGTACAGAACTGTTGAAACGCTCCTGTCTTCTGCTGGAGTTGTTCGAATCCCCTGCGGAGTTTGTCCA ATCATCGTGAAGTGCGGTACTGCAGGTGAGGTTCAACCGAAAAATTGCGCCTATTATGATCAATGGTTGGATTAA